The stretch of DNA TGGCGTAATCGGCGATGCGATGCTTCGACGAGATGATATTCCGCACCACGTCGGCCGTGGCTAGCACGTTATCGACACTGTCGACGCGCAGCGTGACCTGCGACAGTTCGAGGATTTCGCCTTCGAACGATCCGCTGCGGCGCGTCACCACGATGTCGCCGATCCGCGTCCACAGCGTAGTGATCGGGATATAGACGTCGTCGGTAAAATCCTGCGCGGCCAGCGAGCCACCGACGCCGGCCGTCGAGTCGCGCGGCTTCATCACACCCACGACGACGTAGTAGTCCTCTTCGATGCGGATGCTCGCGCCGATCGGGTTCTCGTACGGAAACAGTCGGTCAGCCACCTCGGACGACAGGGCGCAGGTCTTTTCCTTCTGCTCCATCTCGGCGTCGCTGATGAAATGGCCGCGGTCCACTTCCAGGTGCGTGACCTGGGCATATTCCGGTGTGCAACCCACCAAGCGGCCGTCGACCAGACGGTCGTTATGGCGGAACTGCCGGCGCAGCTCGCGAATCTTCAGCCCGCGGTCGATCGTCTTGATCGTCATCAACCGCTCGTAGTCTTCGCGCTTCAGCCCGTAGGGGATTGGGCCGCGGCTGTCAGGCAACGATTCGTTGGGTGGTTTTACCGAGCGGACGATGATGTTGTCCGCCCCCAGGCTTTCGATCTGCTCTTGCGCCTTCTTGCTGATTCCTTCGCCAATGGCCAGCAGCCAGATCACGCTCGCCACGCCGATGAAGATGCCCAGCACCGTCAGCAGCGATCGCAGCGGGTGCAAGAGCAAGCTCTTCACCCCGAGTGACCAGGTACGCAGGCCGAAAGTCATCGCCGCACGTCCGATTGCAAAAGGCCGTCTTTCAGTCGAATGATCCGCTTGGCACGCTCGGCCACGTCTTCTTCGTGCGTGACCATGATGATGGTCTTGCCTTCGTCTTGATTCAGCCGCCCGAGCAGGTCGAGAATCTCGTGCGAAGTGACCGAATCCAGATTGCCCGTCGGTTCGTCGGCCAGCATGAAGTAGGGATCGTTGACCAGGCTGCGGGCGATCGCGGCACGCTGCTGCTGACCGCCGGAAAGCTGCGTCGGTCGGTGCCCCAACCGTTCACCCAGGCCGACCATGCTAGCCAGTTCTTTGCAGCGGGCTCGCGTCTTCGAATTCAACAGTCCGCCGTAGTACAACGGTACTTCGATATTCTCAACGACCGTCAACTGCGCGATCAGGTTGTACGACTGGAAGACGAAGCCGATGCGTTGGGCGCGGACCTCGGAGAGTCGATCGTCCGACATCTTCGCGACGTCGTCCCCCCCCAGGAAATAACGTCCGCCGCTGGGGCGATCGAGACAGCCCAACAGGTTCAAGAGCGTACTCTTGCCCGAGCCGGACGGACCCATGATGGCGACATAATCGCCCTCGGGGACTTCGATCGTGACGCCGCGTAGGGCGTGTACCGTTTCTCCGCCGAGCACGTATTCCTTTTTCAGATCCTCGACTCGAAAGGCGAGGTTCATGGCGCCGCTCCACCTCCGCCGCCGGTGCCGGGAGGTCGTCCACCGCCACCACCGCCGCCGGGAGGACGCATGTTTTGCATGATCTTCATTACTTCCGCCTTGTCGGCAAAGCCGTCACCGTTGGTGTCGGCGCCTTTGAGAGCCGTGCGGAATTGTTCGGGCAGCTCGGCCATTTCGGATTCTTCGAGCTTGCCATCGCTGTTCTTGTCGAGCCGTTCCATCATGCCGGCCACGCGTGAGGCGGGGTCGCCGCCACCGGCGCCCCCTTTCTTACGGCCGCCACCGGGACCGCCATCGGCTGAGGCCAGACGCTTCGCCTTTTCGCTGTCGTCGCGAGGCGGGGGCATCTTTGCCAGCATCTGCTTGTCCTCTTCCTCGCTCACGGCGGGCAGCTCCACATCCTTCAGGTACTTGCGCGGATTGCTTAGCACCACGTCATCGTTTTTCAGGCCTTCTTTGAGGACTACGAACTTATCGTTGGTGGCGCCAATGGTTACCTGCTTCGCCGCCAGGTTTCCACCGTCGGGCACGATGCACCAATGCTTGCCGCCGCGCTCGAAGACCGCCTGGGCCGGCAATTGCATGGCGTTTTCTAATTGTTCGGTACGAATCGCCACCTCGGCCGTCATGCCCGGCCGCATGGCCACGGGCGGCTGCAAAATCTCGACGAACGTGGCATACTCTTTGACGTTGCTGCCAAACCAGCCGGTCGGCATCGGGTAGTCGCTCACTTTGCGGACGGTCCCCGCCAGTTCGGCGTTCGGCAAGGCATCCAAGTGGATCGTGACCGGCAATCCCTCGCGTACATAATCCACACGCGACTCATTGATCCGCGCCTTAACCTGCATCTTCGTCGGGTCGGGCAGGCGGATGATGATCTGCCGCTCGCGAATGACAGTCCCTTCCTGGATCACGATGTCCGAGCCGCTACGGCCGCCGCTTTCGTTGGCATAAACCACCTGGCCGCCGGCGGGAGCCTTGATCACGCATTTCTCGATTTGCCCTTCGATGAATTCCAGTTTCGCCTTGTCGATGCTGTTGGTCTTTTCGTCCGCCTTCAGCTTGGCATCGGCGATCTTGATATTGGCGTCGAGCTGCTCGACCATCTTCTTTTTGGTGTAGGTGCGGATCACCATCAGCTTCGTGTTGGCCAGAGCCAGGTCAGCCTCGGCCTTTTTCACGGCGAACTTATCGGCCTCTAGCTGCACCTGCGTTACGTAACCCCGTGAAGCCAACCGCTCGCTATGTCGGGCATACTCCTGAGCCCGACGGAGGTTTTCCTCGGCGACGAACGTGGCGCTTTGCAGCGTCTCTTCGTCTTGCTTGAAAGTTCCCTGCTCGTACTCTTCCTTAGCGATCTTGGCGGTCTCAAGGTTCGCCACGGATTGAATCACCAGCGAGTCGCTGGCGTTTACCACGCTTTGCTGCTGCGTCAGCTCGTCCCGCAACGCCGAGTCATCCAGCTTGACCAGAAAGTCCCCTTCGGACACCACCGTGCCTTCGGGCACGATCTCGATAATGGCCATGCCGCCACCGGCCCCCGAGCTGCGCGACTGCACCTGGCTGCGCACTTCGACATTGCTCGAGCTTTCGACCTCGCCACGCTCGACCACATCGTGCGTGAAGACGCCACTCTTCACCCGGTCAACCATGTAGTTGGTTTCCTGCTTCTCACCCATCAGCATGGGTTTGAAGTACCAGTAACCGCCGCCGGCCAG from Pirellulales bacterium encodes:
- a CDS encoding ABC transporter permease, producing the protein MTFGLRTWSLGVKSLLLHPLRSLLTVLGIFIGVASVIWLLAIGEGISKKAQEQIESLGADNIIVRSVKPPNESLPDSRGPIPYGLKREDYERLMTIKTIDRGLKIRELRRQFRHNDRLVDGRLVGCTPEYAQVTHLEVDRGHFISDAEMEQKEKTCALSSEVADRLFPYENPIGASIRIEEDYYVVVGVMKPRDSTAGVGGSLAAQDFTDDVYIPITTLWTRIGDIVVTRRSGSFEGEILELSQVTLRVDSVDNVLATADVVRNIISSKHRIADYAITVPLDLLEQAKTTRLMFIVFMGLIAAISLIVGGIGIMNIMLATVTERTREIGIRRALGAKRSDITRQFLVETIVLSIVGGLTGVAGGLTCGMVTEAARSGMEYFFPQVMENLPEVVHTIAPQIVPWSIPVAFGISVAVGVVFGLYPATRAAAMDPIEALRHE
- a CDS encoding ABC transporter ATP-binding protein; this translates as MNLAFRVEDLKKEYVLGGETVHALRGVTIEVPEGDYVAIMGPSGSGKSTLLNLLGCLDRPSGGRYFLGGDDVAKMSDDRLSEVRAQRIGFVFQSYNLIAQLTVVENIEVPLYYGGLLNSKTRARCKELASMVGLGERLGHRPTQLSGGQQQRAAIARSLVNDPYFMLADEPTGNLDSVTSHEILDLLGRLNQDEGKTIIMVTHEEDVAERAKRIIRLKDGLLQSDVRR
- a CDS encoding HlyD family efflux transporter periplasmic adaptor subunit, translated to MSIARPRSLVLRTHNRVAQRGGFSFIGFLFFLVIVGGLAGGGYWYFKPMLMGEKQETNYMVDRVKSGVFTHDVVERGEVESSSNVEVRSQVQSRSSGAGGGMAIIEIVPEGTVVSEGDFLVKLDDSALRDELTQQQSVVNASDSLVIQSVANLETAKIAKEEYEQGTFKQDEETLQSATFVAEENLRRAQEYARHSERLASRGYVTQVQLEADKFAVKKAEADLALANTKLMVIRTYTKKKMVEQLDANIKIADAKLKADEKTNSIDKAKLEFIEGQIEKCVIKAPAGGQVVYANESGGRSGSDIVIQEGTVIRERQIIIRLPDPTKMQVKARINESRVDYVREGLPVTIHLDALPNAELAGTVRKVSDYPMPTGWFGSNVKEYATFVEILQPPVAMRPGMTAEVAIRTEQLENAMQLPAQAVFERGGKHWCIVPDGGNLAAKQVTIGATNDKFVVLKEGLKNDDVVLSNPRKYLKDVELPAVSEEEDKQMLAKMPPPRDDSEKAKRLASADGGPGGGRKKGGAGGGDPASRVAGMMERLDKNSDGKLEESEMAELPEQFRTALKGADTNGDGFADKAEVMKIMQNMRPPGGGGGGGRPPGTGGGGGAAP